The Marinilongibacter aquaticus genome has a window encoding:
- the ilvN gene encoding acetolactate synthase small subunit has protein sequence MKQYTICVFTENSIGLLNKITIIFTRRRLNIESLTVSETERKGVSRFTIVIKHEQREAVEKLVRQIRKVVEVLAVFGYLNEDVVYNEIALFKIPTPLDSRPLDMEIINREHKAYIVFWGLDYVVLQKTGTEEEIFDFFRYIKPYGILEFVRSGRVAVAKTPKGLVEYLPEELEEWEYYL, from the coding sequence ATGAAACAATATACCATTTGTGTATTTACAGAAAACAGCATTGGGCTGTTGAATAAAATTACGATCATCTTCACCAGAAGGCGATTGAATATTGAAAGCTTGACAGTTTCGGAAACCGAACGCAAAGGGGTGTCGCGGTTTACCATTGTCATCAAGCACGAACAGCGTGAGGCGGTTGAAAAACTGGTACGTCAGATCCGGAAAGTGGTAGAAGTATTGGCGGTTTTCGGCTATTTGAACGAAGACGTGGTGTACAACGAAATTGCCTTGTTCAAGATCCCTACACCGCTGGATTCCCGTCCGCTGGACATGGAGATCATCAACCGCGAACACAAGGCCTACATTGTATTTTGGGGACTAGATTATGTGGTTCTGCAAAAAACAGGCACCGAAGAAGAAATTTTCGATTTCTTCCGCTACATCAAACCCTATGGTATTTTGGAGTTTGTGCGTAGTGGCCGGGTAGCGGTGGCTAAAACCCCGAAAGGCTTGGTGGAATACCTTCCCGAAGAGCTGGAAGAATGGGAGTATTATTTGTAA
- the ilvC gene encoding ketol-acid reductoisomerase yields the protein MAKLNFGGVVEEVVTREEFPLEKAREVLKDETIAVIGYGVQGPGQAMNMRDNGLNVIVGQRKGKTFDKAVADGWVPGETLFEIEEALSKGTIICYLLSDAAQIELWPTVKKHLTVGKSLYFSHGFGITYKEKTGIVPPADVDVFLTAPKGSGTSLRRLFVEGKGLNSSFAIYQDASGKAREKCIAMGIGVGSGYLFETDFYKEVTSDLTGERGTLMGCIQGIFAAQYEVLRENGHSPSEAFNETVEELTQSLMPLVAENGMDWMYANCSTTAQRGALDWWKPFRDATKPVFEKLYNSVKSQNEAEISITRNSQPDYREKLEAELAELRDSEMWQAGKTVRSLRPENS from the coding sequence ATGGCAAAACTAAATTTTGGCGGAGTAGTCGAGGAAGTGGTAACCCGCGAAGAGTTTCCTCTTGAGAAAGCCAGGGAAGTATTGAAGGACGAAACCATCGCTGTCATCGGATACGGTGTACAGGGTCCTGGACAGGCGATGAACATGCGTGACAACGGCTTGAACGTGATCGTAGGTCAGCGTAAAGGAAAAACTTTTGACAAGGCTGTCGCAGACGGCTGGGTGCCAGGCGAAACGCTTTTCGAAATCGAAGAGGCTCTTTCCAAAGGAACCATCATCTGTTATTTGCTTTCAGATGCGGCTCAGATCGAGCTTTGGCCTACTGTGAAAAAGCACCTTACTGTGGGCAAATCGCTTTATTTCTCGCACGGTTTCGGTATCACCTACAAAGAGAAAACAGGTATTGTGCCTCCTGCAGATGTGGATGTGTTCCTTACGGCTCCTAAAGGCTCGGGTACATCACTCCGTCGTTTGTTCGTAGAGGGAAAAGGCCTTAACTCTTCATTTGCCATTTACCAAGATGCAAGCGGCAAGGCCCGTGAAAAATGTATCGCTATGGGTATTGGTGTAGGTTCGGGTTATTTGTTCGAAACCGACTTCTACAAAGAGGTGACTTCTGACTTGACTGGCGAGCGTGGTACTTTGATGGGTTGTATCCAAGGTATCTTTGCGGCACAGTACGAGGTATTGCGTGAAAACGGTCACTCGCCTTCTGAAGCGTTCAACGAAACAGTGGAAGAGCTTACACAGTCTTTGATGCCACTTGTGGCCGAGAACGGAATGGACTGGATGTATGCCAACTGTTCAACAACAGCTCAGCGTGGTGCATTGGATTGGTGGAAACCTTTCCGCGATGCGACCAAACCAGTATTCGAAAAACTATACAATTCTGTAAAATCGCAAAACGAAGCGGAGATTTCGATCACAAGAAACTCTCAGCCCGATTACCGCGAGAAATTGGAAGCAGAATTGGCCGAATTGCGTGATTCTGAAATGTGGCAAGCAGGTAAAACTGTGCGTAGCCTAAGACCAGAAAACAGCTGA
- a CDS encoding SusC/RagA family TonB-linked outer membrane protein encodes MKQFLFTMVLAIAAISGYAQQVSGSVTDTNGLSLPGVSVTVEGSTTGTTTDVDGKYVIKAKPGDVLSYSFIGMLTEKITVGNSNTIDVELKNDEQQLDEVVVTAFGVNQKKKSLGYSIQSIGKDEITAGNQNNLVNTLQGKIAGVSVTNSGGDPGASSVIMIRGGTSLTGSNQPLMVVDGIPIDNSTDNSLTTASTNRGSDLNPQDIESISVLKGPAAAALYGIRAASGAVVITTKKGSTGKARVSYNGMVSTNSVLGTPEIQNAYGQGTNVLDQNNELTGYITESPVSWGPQASGKTYNHIKDFYQPATSYTNNVSVAGGNENSRSYFSLGNVTNNGVIPTTKYDKTTFRLTNNTKLSNKLNVGATANYIKTNIKSTRQGNATGGSYMSLLSYPIDVDIHDYLNADGSQKLFYPDQQFDNPYWSNEKNPSTNELNRFMGILNIDYNLFKGFNIAYKFGVDVYDQHNNSLTSEGSLVESRKNGYLSQYERLHKNYTSNLILTYDRDLGSDFNLNLLGGQTVTSTNMKTDYLSGQGFLAPGIHNISNIPRENQTITETISRRRGVAVFGEAKLAYKNALFLNVTGRNDWSSTLPAAKRSFFYPSVGLSAVLSDLLHMNTSGALNYLKVRATYAQVGKDAQIGQLESYLSTNINGLASNGYTWNGVDVGNPSLEPEFTNSYEIGAEAKFLDGHLSADLTFYQTISDNQILTDIRVPPTTGTFYATLNGGSIRNRGVEALVNIQPLHKGSPLQWDITLNFARNESKVLDLPGGIKEVYLSDSWTFMNSAAGAGILDGSLFALRGKRPVRNDNGQVIINSNGYPTLTDQTFEDVDRQATFTLGITNNMRYKNFGLSFLFDIVYGNNVYNATKSAMAYYGVGKVTADRGTTTVLEGVTADGSPNTVAVEKNQYYYQNYYSLLADNFVEDGSYGRMRYINLSYNFKPELLKKAHISNLQLYLVARNLFTVTKYSGVDPEINSFGGGVSGAGSVGVDNLTTPNVKGYDLGLKVTF; translated from the coding sequence ATGAAACAGTTTTTATTCACTATGGTCTTGGCCATTGCGGCTATTTCGGGCTATGCACAGCAGGTCTCGGGTAGCGTAACGGACACCAATGGCCTTTCGCTCCCCGGAGTGTCTGTAACCGTGGAAGGCTCTACGACAGGAACCACCACCGACGTGGATGGCAAATACGTGATCAAAGCCAAGCCGGGCGACGTATTGAGCTACTCTTTTATTGGAATGCTAACCGAAAAAATTACGGTGGGCAATTCGAACACCATTGACGTGGAACTGAAAAACGACGAACAACAGCTTGATGAGGTTGTTGTGACTGCATTTGGTGTAAACCAAAAGAAGAAGTCTCTGGGCTATTCAATTCAATCGATTGGCAAAGACGAAATCACTGCCGGCAACCAAAACAACCTTGTGAACACGCTTCAAGGTAAAATTGCAGGTGTTTCGGTAACCAACTCTGGTGGCGACCCAGGAGCCTCTTCTGTGATCATGATCCGTGGAGGTACTTCACTGACAGGCAGCAACCAGCCCTTGATGGTAGTTGACGGTATACCGATCGACAACTCTACGGACAACAGCTTGACAACTGCCAGCACAAACCGCGGTTCGGATTTGAACCCGCAGGATATTGAAAGTATTTCCGTGCTTAAAGGCCCCGCCGCAGCCGCCCTTTACGGTATACGTGCCGCATCTGGAGCCGTGGTAATCACCACCAAAAAAGGAAGTACTGGAAAAGCACGCGTGAGCTACAACGGCATGGTGAGCACAAACAGCGTGCTGGGTACTCCTGAAATCCAGAATGCCTACGGACAGGGCACGAATGTGTTGGATCAAAACAACGAATTGACTGGTTACATTACAGAATCGCCTGTTTCTTGGGGACCGCAAGCAAGCGGAAAAACGTACAATCACATCAAAGATTTCTACCAACCTGCCACTTCGTACACCAACAACGTGAGCGTGGCCGGCGGAAACGAAAACAGCCGTTCGTATTTTTCTTTGGGCAATGTGACCAACAACGGGGTTATTCCTACAACAAAATACGACAAGACGACTTTCCGTTTGACAAACAACACGAAACTGAGCAACAAATTGAATGTGGGTGCCACAGCAAACTACATCAAAACCAACATCAAAAGCACCCGCCAAGGAAACGCCACGGGCGGTAGCTACATGAGCTTGTTGTCGTACCCGATAGATGTTGACATTCACGATTACTTGAATGCCGACGGCTCACAAAAGTTGTTCTATCCCGATCAGCAATTCGACAACCCGTATTGGAGCAACGAAAAAAATCCGAGCACCAACGAACTGAACCGTTTCATGGGGATTTTGAACATCGATTACAACCTCTTCAAGGGCTTCAATATCGCGTATAAATTCGGGGTAGATGTGTACGATCAACACAACAACTCTTTGACCTCCGAGGGCTCTTTGGTTGAATCGAGAAAGAACGGGTATTTGTCGCAATACGAACGTTTGCACAAAAACTACACATCCAACTTGATTCTAACTTACGATCGTGACTTGGGCTCAGATTTCAACCTGAACCTTTTGGGCGGGCAAACGGTGACCTCGACCAACATGAAAACAGACTATTTGAGCGGACAAGGTTTCCTTGCTCCGGGCATTCACAACATCAGCAACATTCCGCGTGAAAACCAAACGATCACAGAGACCATTTCCAGAAGGCGTGGCGTGGCTGTATTTGGAGAAGCCAAATTGGCTTACAAAAACGCTTTGTTCTTGAACGTAACTGGACGAAACGACTGGTCTTCTACCCTTCCTGCAGCCAAGCGTTCGTTCTTCTACCCTTCTGTAGGCCTTTCTGCCGTCTTGTCTGACCTACTGCACATGAACACCTCTGGTGCCTTGAACTACCTGAAAGTACGGGCCACATATGCTCAAGTGGGTAAAGACGCTCAGATCGGACAGTTGGAAAGCTACCTGAGCACAAACATCAATGGCTTGGCCAGTAATGGATACACATGGAATGGTGTAGATGTGGGTAACCCAAGCTTAGAACCTGAGTTTACAAACAGTTATGAAATCGGTGCCGAAGCCAAATTCTTGGACGGCCACTTGAGTGCGGACCTGACTTTCTACCAAACCATTTCGGACAATCAAATATTGACCGACATCCGTGTACCGCCAACAACGGGGACATTCTACGCTACACTGAACGGCGGCTCGATTCGCAACCGTGGGGTGGAAGCCCTTGTAAATATCCAACCCTTGCACAAAGGTTCGCCTTTGCAGTGGGACATCACTTTGAACTTCGCACGAAACGAGTCGAAAGTACTTGACCTACCGGGCGGAATCAAAGAAGTTTACCTTTCCGACTCATGGACATTCATGAACTCTGCCGCAGGAGCTGGCATCTTAGACGGCTCTCTTTTTGCTCTTCGCGGGAAAAGGCCTGTTCGCAACGACAACGGACAAGTGATTATAAACAGCAACGGTTACCCAACACTTACCGACCAAACATTCGAAGATGTAGATCGACAAGCTACTTTTACCTTGGGCATTACCAACAACATGCGTTACAAAAACTTCGGTCTTTCTTTCTTGTTCGACATCGTGTACGGAAACAATGTATACAATGCCACGAAATCGGCCATGGCCTACTACGGCGTGGGTAAAGTAACCGCCGATAGAGGCACCACCACAGTGCTAGAAGGTGTGACCGCCGACGGCTCGCCAAACACAGTAGCTGTAGAGAAAAACCAGTATTATTACCAGAACTACTACTCTTTATTGGCCGATAACTTTGTGGAAGACGGCTCATATGGAAGAATGCGTTATATCAACCTTTCGTATAATTTCAAGCCCGAGCTATTGAAAAAGGCCCATATCAGCAACCTGCAACTTTATTTGGTTGCCCGTAATCTGTTTACCGTGACCAAATACAGCGGTGTGGATCCAGAAATCAACTCCTTCGGTGGAGGTGTTTCAGGAGCCGGCTCGGTGGGTGTCGACAACCTTACGACGCCAAACGTAAAAGGATATGACCTTGGTCTTAAAGTAACTTTCTAA
- the ilvD gene encoding dihydroxy-acid dehydratase, which produces MAENLNKYSRTLTQESGNPAAQAMLYAIGLTEEDMKKPQIGIASTGYEGNPCNLHLNGLSVHVKKGIEANGMVGLIFHTIGVSDGMTNGNDGMSFSLPSRDIIADSIENVVSAQWYDGVVAVVGCDKNMPGAIMAMARLNRPAIMTYGGTVRSGRYKEQKLDIVSAFEAYGKKNAGTISDEDYKGVIQNSIPGQGACGGMYTANTMASSIEAMGLSMPYSSSYPATHEGKKQECEDLGAAMKIILEKQILPRDIITRKSLENALTMVMALGGSTNAVLHYLAIAHSAGIDFTIDDIQEISDRTPFIADLKPSGKYFMEDILALGGVPSVMKYLLKKGMIHGECITVTGKTVAENVESAPDLDFEAQDIIRPLERPIKPEGHIQIMYGNLSENGGVAKITGKEGTYFEGVAKVCDKEEAMFEAFANGEIKEGQVIVIRYEGPRGGPGMPEMLKPTAAIMGAGLGSKVAMITDGRFSGGTHGFVVGHISPEAYEGGTLALVEDGDKITINAETRELTLHVSDEELAERRKNWKPLTPPFIEQGVLRKYFKNVSPAHEGCVTDK; this is translated from the coding sequence ATGGCAGAAAATCTCAACAAGTATAGTCGCACCCTGACTCAAGAATCTGGAAACCCAGCCGCCCAAGCCATGCTTTATGCCATTGGGCTTACTGAAGAAGACATGAAAAAGCCGCAAATCGGTATTGCAAGTACAGGATACGAGGGCAACCCTTGCAACCTGCATTTGAATGGTTTGTCGGTGCATGTGAAGAAAGGTATCGAAGCCAACGGTATGGTTGGGCTGATTTTTCATACCATCGGTGTTTCGGATGGAATGACGAACGGGAACGACGGCATGAGCTTTTCTTTGCCCAGTCGTGATATCATAGCCGATTCTATCGAGAACGTGGTGTCTGCCCAATGGTACGACGGCGTAGTGGCTGTGGTGGGTTGCGACAAGAATATGCCAGGTGCCATTATGGCCATGGCTCGCCTGAACAGGCCCGCTATAATGACTTATGGGGGTACGGTGCGTTCGGGAAGATACAAAGAGCAGAAATTGGATATCGTATCGGCTTTCGAAGCCTACGGGAAAAAGAATGCAGGCACCATTTCGGACGAAGATTATAAAGGCGTGATCCAAAACTCTATTCCGGGCCAAGGGGCTTGTGGAGGAATGTACACCGCCAATACTATGGCGTCTTCTATTGAGGCTATGGGCTTAAGCATGCCTTACAGTTCGTCTTATCCAGCTACGCACGAAGGCAAGAAGCAAGAGTGCGAAGACTTGGGGGCGGCAATGAAGATCATACTGGAAAAACAGATTTTGCCTCGCGATATCATCACGCGTAAATCCTTGGAGAATGCCTTGACCATGGTAATGGCTTTGGGTGGCTCTACCAATGCGGTTTTGCATTATTTGGCGATTGCTCACTCTGCGGGTATCGACTTTACAATCGACGACATTCAGGAAATCTCAGACCGTACGCCGTTTATTGCTGACCTGAAACCTTCGGGCAAATATTTCATGGAGGATATTCTTGCTTTGGGCGGTGTGCCTTCGGTAATGAAATACCTTTTGAAGAAAGGCATGATTCATGGCGAGTGCATTACGGTTACGGGCAAAACAGTGGCCGAAAACGTAGAATCAGCTCCGGATTTGGATTTCGAGGCACAAGACATTATTCGCCCTTTGGAAAGACCGATCAAGCCGGAAGGCCATATCCAGATCATGTATGGAAATCTTTCGGAAAACGGTGGAGTGGCCAAGATTACAGGAAAAGAAGGTACCTATTTTGAAGGCGTGGCAAAAGTTTGCGATAAAGAAGAAGCCATGTTTGAAGCCTTTGCCAATGGAGAAATTAAAGAAGGGCAAGTCATTGTGATTCGCTACGAAGGGCCGCGAGGCGGACCGGGCATGCCCGAAATGCTTAAGCCAACTGCAGCCATTATGGGAGCGGGATTGGGCAGCAAAGTGGCCATGATTACCGACGGTCGCTTCTCTGGCGGAACCCACGGTTTTGTGGTTGGGCATATTTCGCCTGAAGCCTACGAAGGTGGAACCTTGGCTTTGGTAGAAGACGGTGATAAAATCACGATCAATGCCGAAACAAGAGAACTTACCTTGCATGTTTCGGATGAAGAATTGGCGGAAAGAAGAAAGAATTGGAAACCGCTTACTCCGCCGTTTATCGAGCAAGGTGTACTACGGAAATATTTTAAAAATGTGTCTCCAGCCCATGAGGGCTGCGTGACGGATAAATAA
- the ilvB gene encoding biosynthetic-type acetolactate synthase large subunit: MAATVDLLEKEGVVTAENNQKRLSGGQALMECLLAEGVDTIFGYPGGAIMPVYDALYDYMDRINHILVRHEQGASHAAEGYARSSGRVGVCMATSGPGATNLVTGIADAIIDCTPMVAITGQVASNLLGTDAFQETDVIGITAPVCKWNYQVTSPDEIPEIMAKAFFIARAGKPGPVLIDITKDAQVASMSKGFSYKKIDRLPGYHPRVVPKLDQVEKAAEMINAAKRPYILVGHGVLISEAMEEFRAFVEKADIPVASTLLGLSALSIEHPNYMGWLGMHGMYAPNVMTDQCDVLIAIGMRFDDRVTGNAELFAKQAKIVHIEVDPAEIDKIKKADAPVVGDAKEALKLLLPLIQEKSHADWKQSFRDLEPEERATVNARDFAKEGKIKMAEVVRMVSDKTNGEACVVVDVGQHQMVGARYYDFKRPHSYIASGGLGTMGFAIPAAFGAKMGAPDREVIAFIGDGCFQMTIQELGTIAQSGKAVKMIILNNSYLGMVRQWQQLFFDRRYSFVDLQNPDFITIAKGFGIPGHTCENRESLSESIDKLLASEGSYLLEVIVEKEDNVFPMIPAGTSVSEIRLK; the protein is encoded by the coding sequence ATGGCAGCTACAGTTGATTTATTGGAAAAAGAAGGTGTTGTAACCGCTGAAAATAATCAGAAGCGACTTTCGGGAGGGCAAGCCCTGATGGAATGTCTGCTGGCCGAGGGCGTCGATACGATCTTTGGTTATCCTGGAGGGGCCATTATGCCCGTCTACGATGCCCTGTACGATTACATGGATCGGATCAACCACATTCTTGTGCGTCATGAACAAGGTGCCTCACATGCCGCCGAGGGTTATGCCCGAAGCAGCGGAAGAGTGGGGGTGTGCATGGCAACTTCTGGCCCAGGGGCCACAAATTTGGTTACGGGTATTGCCGACGCCATTATCGACTGTACGCCTATGGTGGCCATCACAGGTCAGGTGGCTTCAAATTTACTGGGTACGGATGCGTTTCAAGAAACAGACGTAATCGGAATAACGGCTCCTGTATGCAAATGGAATTATCAGGTGACAAGCCCGGATGAGATTCCGGAAATTATGGCGAAGGCTTTTTTCATCGCCCGAGCTGGGAAACCCGGTCCTGTGTTGATCGATATAACCAAGGACGCCCAAGTGGCCAGTATGAGCAAAGGCTTTTCGTATAAAAAAATTGACCGATTGCCGGGTTATCACCCACGTGTTGTGCCCAAATTGGATCAGGTAGAAAAGGCGGCAGAAATGATCAATGCAGCCAAAAGGCCGTACATCTTGGTGGGGCACGGAGTGTTGATTTCTGAAGCCATGGAAGAATTCCGTGCCTTTGTGGAGAAAGCCGATATTCCTGTAGCCAGCACATTGTTGGGTCTTTCAGCTCTTTCCATTGAGCATCCAAATTACATGGGTTGGTTGGGCATGCACGGCATGTACGCTCCCAATGTGATGACGGATCAATGCGATGTGCTGATTGCCATCGGTATGCGTTTCGATGACAGGGTAACCGGAAATGCCGAATTGTTTGCCAAGCAGGCCAAGATCGTGCACATCGAGGTTGATCCTGCGGAAATCGATAAAATCAAAAAAGCGGATGCTCCAGTTGTGGGCGATGCAAAAGAAGCGTTGAAGCTCCTTTTGCCGCTTATTCAGGAGAAAAGCCATGCCGATTGGAAGCAGTCTTTCCGCGATTTGGAACCTGAAGAAAGAGCTACTGTTAATGCCCGCGATTTTGCCAAAGAGGGCAAAATTAAAATGGCCGAAGTGGTACGGATGGTTTCCGATAAAACGAATGGAGAGGCTTGCGTGGTGGTAGATGTAGGGCAGCACCAGATGGTGGGGGCCCGTTACTACGATTTCAAAAGGCCGCACTCTTATATTGCATCAGGTGGTTTGGGTACAATGGGCTTTGCCATTCCGGCAGCATTTGGAGCAAAAATGGGAGCCCCGGACCGTGAAGTGATTGCATTCATTGGCGACGGCTGTTTTCAAATGACCATCCAAGAATTGGGTACAATAGCCCAAAGCGGGAAAGCGGTGAAAATGATCATCCTAAACAACTCGTATTTGGGTATGGTGCGTCAGTGGCAACAGTTGTTTTTCGATCGTCGCTACTCTTTCGTGGATCTTCAAAATCCCGATTTCATTACCATTGCCAAAGGGTTTGGTATTCCTGGGCACACCTGCGAAAACCGTGAAAGTTTGAGCGAATCCATTGATAAACTGTTGGCTTCTGAAGGTTCTTACTTGCTGGAGGTAATTGTAGAGAAAGAAGACAATGTCTTCCCGATGATTCCGGCTGGCACTTCTGTATCGGAAATCAGGCTGAAGTAG
- a CDS encoding leucine-rich repeat domain-containing protein, with amino-acid sequence MKLFALFLFVALGFLGCKKKGADDPNPILPEGNFEIEASVNNRNKLTVVWSNPENLSGSLNYEVYLGGEKLGETTENYFTTDIEENRFVNGRVTATDTDGNTETHVFLAEGEGRDLVYIPDPNFEWYLVHEEIDSDGEINGQMNREDAKGIIVLYLWGTETGEPEIGNLQGLEVFVDLQTLVIGYHKDLKIVDLKSLGDLNYLRVIGCSSLKELNLASNIDLSYFDCSDSGMTSLDLSEFPNLKILECSGNQLTSLDLSKNPNLEDLICWDNKLTNLDVSYNLNLETLYCSRNHLGSLDVSRNAKLTRLDVRKNPIKTICVDDVEAAKNNGNWNKPETAEYVQCE; translated from the coding sequence ATGAAGCTTTTTGCACTATTTTTATTTGTAGCTCTTGGTTTTTTGGGCTGTAAAAAGAAGGGTGCAGATGATCCTAATCCTATTTTGCCAGAGGGAAATTTTGAGATTGAGGCTTCTGTGAATAATAGAAATAAGCTAACCGTAGTTTGGTCTAATCCAGAAAACTTAAGTGGTAGTTTAAATTATGAGGTGTATTTAGGAGGTGAAAAATTGGGTGAGACCACGGAAAATTATTTTACCACAGATATAGAAGAAAATAGGTTTGTGAATGGGCGGGTCACGGCCACCGATACCGACGGAAATACAGAGACTCATGTATTTTTGGCCGAAGGAGAAGGCAGAGATTTGGTTTATATTCCGGATCCCAATTTCGAATGGTATCTGGTGCATGAGGAAATTGATAGCGATGGCGAAATAAATGGTCAAATGAATAGGGAGGATGCAAAAGGTATAATAGTCCTCTATCTGTGGGGAACAGAAACCGGTGAGCCAGAGATAGGGAATCTTCAAGGACTTGAGGTATTTGTGGATTTGCAAACATTGGTGATAGGTTATCACAAAGACTTGAAAATCGTCGACCTTAAGAGTCTTGGTGATCTTAATTATCTAAGAGTAATAGGCTGCTCGTCTTTAAAAGAATTGAATTTAGCCAGCAATATCGATTTGAGTTATTTCGATTGTTCCGATAGTGGCATGACTTCTTTGGACTTGAGCGAATTCCCGAATTTGAAAATATTGGAGTGTTCTGGCAACCAACTGACTTCTTTGGACTTGAGCAAGAACCCGAATTTGGAAGACCTGATTTGTTGGGACAATAAATTGACGAATTTGGATGTGAGCTATAACCTAAATTTGGAAACACTGTATTGTTCAAGAAACCACCTAGGTAGTTTAGATGTAAGCCGGAACGCAAAATTGACAAGGTTGGATGTACGCAAGAACCCCATAAAAACCATCTGTGTAGACGATGTGGAAGCTGCGAAAAATAATGGAAACTGGAATAAACCCGAAACCGCAGAATACGTGCAATGTGAATGA
- a CDS encoding SusD/RagB family nutrient-binding outer membrane lipoprotein, translating to MKLITKAIYLASALSLTACSDDFFDVNSSVTSPTTESLAPQYRIQGAIENTFAGTLYRGSREVLGVCQYGSQNVANYYSEVWNNEFTTGRYFLWQNSYVYSLPNTADLIVLGKKYNSPNFVAVGKIIRAYIFGVTTDQYGDIVMDDTYDGESPMNITPKFVTQKEAYDKIIAMLDEAIAEINQPSDIELNAAQGDVFYQGDKAKWTQLAYALKARYLNHLAKKSSYDPDAVLEACANAFKSNADNAMRTYEGGVPENDNQPYSSRGYGSSRVDYWSEFFVETLKNSLNLAEPFQDPRLITLVPEAVNGGYKGVRTGEGPVGEKDDYSIGNGGYYTSATSPTYFMTYSEVKFIEAEAYFRKGDKAAAYAALKEGVTADLEKAGVAPADAAEYLAKMDTEVGASNVSLSHIMTQKYISLVFDPETWVDLRRMDYSSEIYNGLQRPAFVNLSIFPNDNDWIQAMVYEYNESDRNYENLPNNDATYRLTTPLWWNTAD from the coding sequence ATGAAACTTATAACAAAAGCAATATATCTCGCTTCGGCACTTTCGCTTACCGCTTGCAGCGACGACTTTTTCGATGTAAACAGTTCGGTCACCTCGCCTACCACGGAATCTCTGGCTCCCCAATACCGAATTCAAGGAGCAATTGAAAACACCTTTGCCGGCACACTTTATCGTGGCAGCAGAGAGGTTTTGGGAGTGTGCCAATACGGCTCGCAAAACGTAGCGAACTATTATTCTGAAGTCTGGAATAATGAATTCACCACGGGCCGTTATTTCTTGTGGCAAAACTCATATGTATATTCTCTACCCAATACCGCAGACCTTATCGTGCTGGGCAAGAAATACAACAGCCCCAATTTTGTGGCTGTAGGGAAAATAATCAGAGCATACATTTTCGGGGTTACCACAGACCAGTACGGCGATATTGTAATGGACGACACCTACGATGGCGAATCGCCCATGAACATTACGCCGAAATTTGTTACGCAGAAAGAAGCCTACGATAAGATAATCGCCATGCTCGACGAAGCCATTGCGGAAATCAACCAGCCCAGTGATATTGAGCTGAACGCCGCCCAAGGCGATGTCTTCTACCAAGGCGACAAAGCAAAATGGACACAATTGGCCTATGCTTTGAAAGCAAGATATCTGAATCACCTGGCCAAAAAATCGAGCTACGATCCGGATGCCGTGCTCGAAGCCTGTGCAAACGCCTTTAAATCGAATGCCGACAATGCGATGCGTACTTACGAGGGTGGTGTGCCCGAAAACGACAACCAACCCTACAGTTCGAGAGGTTACGGAAGCTCAAGGGTAGATTACTGGTCAGAATTTTTTGTAGAGACGCTGAAAAACTCCCTGAACCTAGCCGAGCCCTTTCAAGATCCGCGTTTGATTACGCTCGTACCCGAAGCCGTAAACGGCGGATACAAAGGCGTGCGTACCGGTGAAGGCCCAGTGGGCGAAAAAGACGACTATTCCATAGGAAACGGTGGCTATTACACCAGTGCCACTTCTCCCACATACTTCATGACCTACAGTGAGGTAAAATTCATCGAAGCCGAGGCTTATTTCAGAAAAGGCGACAAAGCCGCGGCGTATGCCGCATTGAAAGAAGGCGTAACCGCAGATTTGGAAAAAGCAGGTGTAGCCCCCGCTGATGCCGCAGAATACTTGGCCAAAATGGATACTGAAGTTGGTGCCAGCAATGTGAGCCTTTCGCATATCATGACCCAAAAATACATTTCGTTGGTATTCGATCCTGAAACTTGGGTAGACCTACGCAGAATGGATTACAGCAGCGAAATTTACAATGGCTTACAAAGACCTGCCTTTGTGAACTTGAGCATTTTCCCGAACGACAACGACTGGATTCAAGCCATGGTTTATGAATACAACGAATCGGATAGAAACTACGAGAACTTGCCGAACAACGATGCAACCTACCGCCTGACGACCCCACTTTGGTGGAATACGGCCGACTAA